AGATGAACATACTAACTACAGTTTTTTTGAGATATGATAACCAAAAGATCATATACCCTAACTGTATTCTAGCTACTAAGCCCATTGGTAACTATCATCGTAGTCCAGACATGGGAGATGCAATTGATTTCTGTATTAACATCTCCACCCCAATGGAAAAGGTCACcagcatgaaagaaagaataaCAAGGTATGAATGGTCATGCATCTTCTTTCTTCcttattattgttaatttttcccTAGTACAACTCAATTCCTAGAGATATAGACTCTATTACACATTTAGAATCACGCACAGTATTAGTGGTACCATTAACCGCAACACTATCGTTAGTGCATCACTTTTCTCTTTCCATGAGCATGGACTAGCCCATATGCCTTTCCACTTTTTATGGACTGTAAAATTATAGAACTTCATATTCATTCTAGTATTTGGATTGAGATATAATTTCTTCTGTAAAGTTGCATACGGTTTTTCTCCATTCAAAAGCTTACACATGCAGTTCTCAATCACTAGTGAGAGTCAATAGACATACTTGGGCCAACACCCAACCTGAGATAATCTGCTTTGTTTtaaattcttaataaatttatttctcaAAACCAACCCCTCAGTGCTCTGATTGTTGTAGACATGTTAAATTATCTAATTGGAATGATAACTTAGAAGGCCATGTAATGGGTGACTCTGCATTACTTGACATGGCCATTCAGGTGTATCAGGAGCTATGAATTGATGATAGGACCTGCATATTGTTGTTAATCCATATGTTTTGccaccaaaaaattaaattcctctttaaataattttttgttgttgagggCCTCATCGCTGTTGAAATTGCAGGTATGTTGAAAGCAAGAATGAGCACTGGCAGCCAGGTCCAATGGTGATAATGAGGGACGTTATAGACATGAACAAACTGATGATGTCAGTGTGGCTTACACACAAAATGAATTATCAGGACATAAAGGAGAGATGGATTAGGAGAGACCTCCTGCTTGAAGAGATGATCAAAGTTTTCAAGGAGCTCGATATTGAATACCGCCTACTGCCTCTTGATGTGAATGTGCGAACTTGCCCCCTCTGATATCAGACAGGCTTCCTTCAACTTGGAAAACTTTTGCTAGCTAATTGTGTAGGACAAATATACTGAGACCAACTCCTAGAATGAGCATTGGCACGCAGCACCAATTCCTTTTCGGCCTATGAAGGAATTGGCAAGGGTTCCCCATAAGAATTGTTGGATTTAGGAAAGGATTTATGATGACTCAAGATAAACTCTTATCTCCCTGataaaatagaaatgaaatACATTTCAAGTTTGTTGCATTGTCACAGTGTACTAAATTTCAAACATGGTAGCCCCCATCAAGCGCACGGAAACTAGCTAAAAGTTCCCGGTTGCATGTGGCTTTGTATTTTGGCAGAGGCAATAATTCGTCCTCTGGCTGGTCTTTTACAACATTTCagttaactaaaaaaaaagagtgagcaCACTTAAAGGAGTTTGGTTTGCAGTGATGTTGCATTACACCGTAATATTACGTTATTGTAATTTTACATTGATATAATCTCAATACAAAAATATAGCATTACATTGTTTAGAAATATAATGAGATTAAAGTAatgttatatattttgtaattttagattatggtaatgttagaaaaaataatataaaccaaAAACTTTAATGTCATATGTACATCACAGCGAATCAAACACCCCCTTTAGCGGTGAAATTACATATGTATAACAAGAAATAGCACCACAAATTGAAACCTTAGCATAGTTGGTTTCAATTACAGCAAGTAACAAACTTTTGCCCTGCATTAATTGTATAGAAACCTTAGCACAATTGGTTTTAGAAATCTTGAGCCCAAGAATTGAAGAAATTATTCTTTACATCGGTGTATTATGCATTCCTTTCACATAAATATGGGTCATATCTATTGGATCCACATGTGGGATATATTTTCATGATTGAGAAAAATGTAATAGCACACCCTTAATTTTGCTCCCATCAGATCATAGAACTAGAAGGTTCTTCTAGTGACCTTAGATAGTCCATGGTAGAACTGTAAATCTTAGCCGTTGTTTTGACTTATGAGCATTTTAGTTGGGATTAAAAGAGatgtaaatactaaatagtgtTGCTCATTCTCCTACTAAGTTTGTTTTTGTAAATAGGTCTTATGTATGTTGTAATAAGTTTTCCCTTCTTTAATTTGAAGGAGTGAAGGAAAAATGTTCgtagtttgtttgtttaataaaagagaaatgctaacgaatgtccTTAGGGCAttagttaataatccatttaaagaaagtttttatgaaaaaagtaaataaagcaattaatgttttgacaaattttttcattttccataaaagtggtattaaaatttttcctaaaatagatttttaactAATACTCTAAAGACATTAGTTAGTAtgaaccttaataaaaaaaaattaaaaaaaaatgtttagctTCAAACCGACTTGGAACTATATTGAAGAGAGCATATTATCAAAAAGAACTCAGATGGCCCAGAATCAAACTTCTTTGTCATTTCGGCCCATACAAGACTGCAGGGGACCATTGCCCATAGTAGAGTTGGACCCATGAGCTACTGAACCCCCCAAAGCTACTGAACTTCCCATTCCTCCAACGGTGACTCCAGTAAACTGTAAAAGTGTACGGTCCACCCATGTCCAGGGTCTTAGCCTGCCTCTATGAGGAAAATGTCGAGTTCCAGCTTATCTCCATTAACATGTCCAAGGGCGAGCACAAAAGGCCTGGGTTCCTCAAGCTCCAGGTACTTTTACAATTACATAcacacaactctctctctctctctctctctctctctcttcgattAATTAGCAATATTATAAACCTCTGACTCTCTCTTATGCATACTTGTTAAAGTCCTTTGGCTAAGTATCTCCATTTTTGGTAAATCAGTAGTATTACTCAAAATTTCATCTTCTTTCATTCATTCACTTTTCTGGGTTTCTTTCTGTATATGTAACTCCAtattataaaatccaatttggGGTGTTTTTGTGCGTGTGTAATACAGAGTCTCGAAGCAGAAGGGCAGGGCTTCGAGACCTATTGGCTGCATACCATTCCACACACACGcgcaaaattatttcttaagtaatataatttcaaattaataaggAACACAAGCATTAGACTATAAGCCTTTGTAAAATGTCATTTACTTTTAATATGCTTAGACAATGTTTATGgagatttttataaaaagaaaagttgttATTCATTGGCTACGTTCAGGAATATCCAGCACAAGAATGTTATCCAATTCCTCGGGGCATGTACAATATCTCCAAGCCTGTATAATGTTATGGGtaattttaatcttttatgGCATATGTATTGTGGTGCTCTGATTTACATTCATTGGTTATagaattttgattaaaaaaacataattggtAAATTATTAGAGTACATATCTGGTGAAAGCATGTATGAGCACGACAATAATATAATCCATCAGGACTCGAAAGCTGCCAATCTTTTGATGGATGGAAATGGAATAAGAGATTTTCATTTTTAGGTTATTTCCCTTTAGATCTGtatgttttttgttgttattgtataTTAAGGACTACTTCTTACCTCCCCTGGAGTTACCTAAGGTCAAGGCTTAGTCGCTGATCACTGTCTTAGTCTAGAGATATTGATGCATGCAGGTCCTCTGCTTCATAACCATTATAGCCTGATGATGGGTTGATGATGACATAGTTAAATACAATCAtgccaaaacaattttttaacctATTTGACTAGTTAGTTTAAATTAAAGGACAACTACATTTTCTGAAGTACAAATGACCAATTTAACTGTGAATTGCTTTTCGATTAACAATTTTGGCTATTACCCATGATGTGGAACTACTACCCAACTTAGAATTTTGACTAGTGACCTCTAATTGATGCGGCACATGATTGCAGGTAGCATGATAGGATGTGAAGGCGTTAATTTCAGTTTAATAAGGACTCAGAAGTCAGATCTCTACTTATGGTTTTCTCGAATATTGTAATTAACAGGTATGAGAGCTTATAAGGTATTAATGGATGAAAGGGCACTACTGATtgtcatgaaattttttaatagcCTATGTATTTCTTTTAGATTAATATTCCCTTTTCTTTCTGCTTCCAGACTAGAGAGGGCAGCTGTATGCATTCTTATCCTTGATTTATTGCTTCTTCTAGATGGGAGCTTTGTTAGGTTGTTTCATGGCTGTAAACATGGCTTTAAGATTGATCTAAGTTTTTATCtactaaatttcaaaaaaaaattgtctaccAGGTTGTCAAGATTGCTGATTTTCTCAATCTGGTGTGACTGTTGAAACTGGAACATAGTTTTGGATGGCTCGAGAGGTCTGTTTCTTTATATATGAATTCAAtgatttttaaacattttactTGATTTCATTTGAACAAAGGATATTAAGTTTCTAGCTAGGCATAATTTTCTAGTTCTTATACCCTACTATTCAGTTTCAAAATActgaagaagggaaaaaaaaaaggtaaatttaCTATGTACATCACCCTTTTTTCCTTCTGCCATTTCTTCGATTCAAAAAGGAATATGGTATGCTAGATGATATCATCTTTTTAATTgcacaaaaaccaaaaacgaTTGTCAAACAGGGAGGAAAATGGGAAGAAAtacttttaaatgaaaaatgaatcTAGGGCTTTTAGGGAAGTTGTTTCAAAACAATGTTTGAATAGATGAATGATGGAACAAATTTTTGATATTACTAGCATACGCATAAGGGTGCACCAAGGAGGGCATGGGCCTTGAGTTATGAGGGACatatataatagataaaaaCTGGGATATAGTTATGTTGTGTCAAATCTCTATATAGCTTTTATACTGTTGAAAGTTGATACATGAATTTGTCAACCCTCTTATGGGTTTGTTGTTTACTCACTGTCGCATGGCTTAAATGATGTTGATCTTGTGGCTTTGGTAGCTTCCCCAATCGTTTgacatgtttttttgtttggtgttgaTGCATGAAAGTTATCGAACATAAACCATATGATCACAAAGTTGATGTTTTCAGCTTTGGAGTTCTACGGTGGGAGTTGCTTACAGGAAAGGTAATGTGCCACTTTGTTGGTAGTGATAATGAGTGCCGGTGAAGAAAACATAACTCTCTTCAGAAAATTGCTTTTGCtatatcttcaaaaaaaatttggttgcaCAGACTTCATATCTATCATCTTGTTTTCTGACTGAAATGCCAGCTCCTGTATGAGCACTTTACGCCATTACAAGCAGCAGTTGGTGTGGTTCAGATGGTATTCCTCCATTAAATGTTTTGATATTGTAAATAAAATCTTGTTAATATTCGTCTACCCCAACAAGATattctgtttctttctttgtttctaggTCTTTGTTTCTAGGTCTTGTTAATATTCCCCTTTTGGTTCAAGTATTTTAGTTCATCATTATCCTCTTTTTCaccaacaatataatttttctagCCCCTGAGCCTTTGACCACTGAGCGGGTGACACAACTACCTAATCTCCATGCCTACAAAGAATAAATGAGTATGCCGAGCAAATCACATCTGCACAAAGAACCTGCTGGTATAGACTGCGTGTGTGAAGAGTAGggtatttcttatttttgagagaattttaaaaaataaataaaaactgaagtTGTTTACTGGGCCTTGCAGACTAGTGGAAGACAGAATGGTCTTTAATTAATATAGAGATTTGGTGATATGAATTTCAGGGTCTGAGGCCTACAATTCCGAGGCATACTCCTCCAAAGCTTGGGGAATTGCTTGAGAGATGTTGGCAGCAAGATCCATCTTTGAGACCAGAATTCTCccaaattttagatattttgcGGCACATGGCCAAGAGGGTATGGAAAAGTTCTTTGtcctttcttgtttttttttctcttccactTCGGGTTTTTATGAACTATGATCTTGGAACAGGTTGCAGATGAGAGAATGGACCGGCAGAGGCAGAAGAGGAAATCTCCTTGAAGGGTATCCGCTTTTGTACAGAGCATCAATTGAAGTGGCAACTGGCAAGTGATAAGGCTGTTTATAACACATGTAATGATGTAATAATCTTGTTTTGCTGAGTTCCTTTCACTTTGTATTTCCTCCATTTGGTACTTTCTTCTGTTAATCTAACTAGTTAAGTACTGGTAATGCCTGAACGTTACTGAATTTAGTAATAATCCAATCACATCTGTGACTagatttttatcttcttttcctGGGTGCCTTTGGACTGCAGTGATCTAGAGTTGAAAGGCTCCATTAAGGCTGGAGGTGTTTAAGCATGAGGACCCAATTTGAAACAAGAAACCAAATAATCCACATTCAAATTCTTTTGATAGCACTTGAAATCTTCATTGTGGTATAAACTTCCTTGCCAATAAGTACGGTTTGAGATGATGTTTGGTATGCCTAGATATCCCTCGGGCAGAActagaattttaagagagagGGGGGCTAAAGTAATATCAAACATAAAATTTATCCAATTTAAGACTACTAcatgaaaattatatgaaacttttttttggggggggtgggggggggatctatatatttttgaaaattttaactaaatttaagggtaattttttaattattgaaattttggcgggtgggggccatggcccccacAACTCATCGAGTATTTCCGCCCCTACCTCCTTCATAGTGATTCTAGTTCTATTCTATGCCCGTGACAGCAACAAATCACTCGTAGCCTCAGCATGTAAGAAGAGCATTTTTCCATAAGTTATAgtctaaacaaaaattttaggaAGTCAAAATCAGGAAATACATAATAGCCTTTCTGTCAGTTGTATTATTAAAGTATCTATTATATTTTCCTTATGATAATTAGATGTCTTATTCTGGTAGGCATTGAACCTACCTCTCTATTCCTTTGAGGGGTTGCGAAAGGACTCAACGtatatcaacaataaaacaaaaataatacttAGTGTATATTTgaatatcgcttattttgctgaaaattgaaaacttattgttgaaaacaataaaaaaataattttcaagttaCTGTTCACTGCTGAATGTACTGTACGCcttaatgcactgttcatgttcCATGAACAATGCAAGAGGCGCTGgtaaaaaaaagaatgcaaaagCACAGACACAGGGATGTGGATCAGCTATCCAAACGGAGTTTTAGATTAGTGGAAAGTTGAAGATAGAAAAATGAGtagttttactttcttttttttcaaaatgtatATTATAGACTGAGAAACTTTGCAGAGCACCTCAGGCAAGTTACTTCCCTCCACGCAATTAATTTCAAAGCTAACCACTTATAAACTCGATATTCTTCAGTATTGATGATGAGTAATTAGTGGACTTGCCATTTGCTAAGAAGCACATCTAAAATAGTGCTTATACAAGTTGGTCGAATTCTTTTTATGGAACCTTTCTGAAAGCTCTTGAAACCAAGCTCTTCTCTTCTGCTAAACAATAACAGCACCACCATTTACACAAAGAAGAACGAGAAAGAAATTACTATCAGATGGCTCAAAGTCAAAGAGAAGTAGTAATCAAGCCTGATGATATTAACGGAAGTCCATGCAGCAATAACTTTCAGGGAAGAAGTGAGTCTCTACGACGAAGAATTAAAGAGCTTTCGGACCAAGAAAACCACCAAGGGTACTTGAATTTAGGTGGAGCGGAGGTTATAAAGTGTAGTTCAAATGTTTCATTTAGGCAACGTTCTTGCAAGTCAGCGATGAGCATGAACAAGTCTAGGCTGATAGACCCGCAAGAGGAACCATGTCAAAGTTCAGTAAACTCTGGAAGAATGCCTGAGAAAGATCAAGATTATGGGGACAATGATGACATCCCGCAAGAATATAAGAGAATGAAATTCAGCACACTGACAATGCTTCAATCTGTGAGTCTTATTTTGATTATTGCAGCCTTAGTTTTTAGCTTTTGGTTCCCAATTATAAAAAGACAGTGTGTGGGATCTTCCATTATGGAAGTGGGAAATAATGGTTTCAACATTAATCTGTGGACATTTTGTCTCGGGTTGGGGAATTCGAGTGGTTGTGTTCTTTATAGAACGCAATTTTTTTTGGCGAAAACGGgtattgtattttgtttatgGGCTAAGGAAATCAGTTCAGAATTGCCTCtggttgggtttggttttgctTGTGTGGCATAGTATTTTCCATGACAAGGttaaaaaggagagaaagaacAAGATTCTGCCTTATGTAAATAAGGttctagttttttttcttctgggTACCCTAATATTGCTTATGAAATCTCTGCTTGTTAAGGTCCTGGcttcaatttttcatttaaacACATTCTTTGAACGAATCCAGGAGGCTTTGTTTTATCAGTATGTCATCAAAGTGCTCTCTAGTTCGCCATTGTTTAAAAGGCATGATACAGAAGAGGAAGCTATGGCTGAGGTTCAAGAGCTTGAGAAAGCTCGGGTTACTTTGCCTGGTGACCCTGGGACAACTCTGCTTCCTAGGAGTAGGAAGGTAATAGGAAGTTACTGAATTCAAAAATCAAGGATGAAGCTTTGTTGCAGATTAGAAGTGAGTGCCAAGCAAAGAGGCAGCCAACAGGATATTTCAGAATGTGGCGAAGCCAGGGTCGGACTAAGTTCTTACATTCTTTCACcgttttttttcttccatcagATGACAAAAATAGGGTGTAAAATACTAGTGCTTTCCTTTACTTTCTTTTATCTATCAATAAGTGTTAGGGCACAAATCTTTCCACAACATTTTCCGCAGCATTGATGTGGCTTGTTGTGATTGGTATATAATAAAGTGGTATCAATGGCAGACAGACCcatgtaaaagtgatgaaaCATCAATCATAACTTGACACTTTAACAAGTTGGGTGAAAGATTGTGAAATATGTTGTTCCTAGCATTCCTTGAAGTAGTTCttgtcttattttttgttttttaaatattgatgcCCCATTCATTCTGATTGTAATAAAATGCAAACCTCTATATAAGATGCATTTACCTCGAGGATGTGACGCACTTTATGAGTAAAGAAGAAACTTTGAAGACGATGCATCTGTTTGGAGTAGCAGCTATCAGCAAGTCCTTCCATAGGGACTGGATGGTATGActactttctttatttttcttggcCTCTGGCTATGGTGCTCAATATAAAAGATACTTATATGCTCTTTTTGTTCTCATTTATTTGATGGACATCTCCTAGTGgagaaagaggggaaaaaacTGAGTTACGttctcatttattttctttgaaacaATGACATAAAGTAAACTTAACCTTTTGTTTTAGGTTAAAGCATTTAGAGAGAGAAGGGCACTTGCATTGTCTCTCACTGATGCAAAAACAGCTGTGGACGAACTCCATACTTTGTTGAACATACTTGTAGCTATCCTTACATTGATAATATGGCTTATTATACTCAAAGTTCGAATTTCCCACTTCCTTGTCTTTACAAGTTCACAGCTAGTTTTGGTGGTGTTTATTTTTGGGAATACCTGCAAAACAGTATTTGAAGCAATCATCTTCTTATTTGTAATTCACCCATTTGATGTTGGTGATCATTGTGAAGTGGACGGAGTCCTGGTAAGGAGGCTTAATAAGATGTTTATTATGCACTCTCATATAAGCATATATCTTTCATTTGTGTTCTAACTCATATTTCTTTGAGTTTCAGATTGTAGTCAACGAGATGAACATATTAACTACAGTTTTTCTGAGATATGATATCCAAAAGATCATATACCCTAACAGTATTCTAGCTACTAAGCCCATTGGTAAGTATCGTTGTAGTCCAGACATGGGAGATGCAATTGATTTCTGTATTAACATCTCCACCCCAATGGAAAAGATCACcagcatgaaagaaagaataagaagGTATGTATGGTCATgcatcttctttctttccttattaATGTTCATTTTCCCCTAGTGCAAACCAATTCCTATAGATATTAATGATATAGACTCTATTACACATTTAGAATCACGCACAGAATTAGTGGTACCGCCAACCACTACACTTTCATTAGTGCTTCACTTTGCTCTTGCCATGAGCATGGACTAAGCACATATGACTATTCACTTTTATGGACCGTGAAGTCACTTTGGGTTATTCTTCATTCAGAAGCTTACATATGCAGTTCTTAATCAGTTGTTAGAGTTATAGACATACTTAGGCCAACAACCACCCTAAGATAATctgatttgttttaaatttttaataaatttggtaattttaataaaaaaatttctcaaaacccGCCCATTCAGTGCTCTGATTGTTGTAGACATGTTGGATTATCTAATTTGAATGATATCTTAGAACGCCATGTACTGGGCAGCTCTGCATTACTTGACATGGCCGTTCAGGTGTATTTGCAGCTATGAATCTATGATAGGATCTGCATTTAGTCGTTAATCCATATGTTTtgccaccaaaaaataaaaatcctttttAGGTAATTCTATGCTGTTGAGGGCCTTGTGGCTGCTGAAATTGCAGGTACATTGAAAGCAAGAATGAGCACCGGCAGCCAGGTCCAATGGTGATAATGAGGGACGTGATATACATGAACAAGCTGATGATGTCAGTGTGGCTTGCACACAGATTGAACTATCAGGACATGAAGGGGAGATTTCTTAGGAGAGAGGGATTGCTTGAAGAGATGATCAAAGTTTTCAAGGAGCTTGATAATGAATACCGCCTGCTGCCTGTTGACGTGAATGTCCAAAACTTGCCACCTCTAGTATCAAACAGGCTTCCTACAACTTGGAAAACCTATGCTAGCTGATTATGCAGGTCATATATGGCGAGGCCAATTTCTAGAATGAGCATTGGCACCTAGCGCCAATTCTTTTTCGGCTTGTGAAGGAATTGGCAAGCGTTTCCCATATGAATTGTTGGATCTGGAAATGATTTATGGTGACTCGAAAAACTCTAACCTctgataaaacaaaaatgagacTCATTACGAGTTTCCTGTATAGTCACATGACTCACAtctatctatataatatctcAAAACTACAGCATGACATTTATAATTGCTATGCTTCTATTGAGACACATCAACGTAGCATTTCAGTTCATTCGATCCATTTTAATTGTAAGATCTATTAGTAAATAACTAAATGAGTTAGTTTAATTACTTTGTCCAAATCTATTAGTACATGAAgtcatttaagcattttttaaattaatattaatcaaacaataaGATTCTCTTTAATTAAGGCATCCTATGAATgtattcatttaaatttttaatagtaaaaaaaacatttaaatgaTGTCGTTtacatcaacaacataataaacaaaatccttattatcatttttttcataatgttgtaatcaatacaaattttactgcatataagttttacaaatctatataatatttaaaagtaaagtgtattatttattattgttacgcTCCTTTTGAATCACATCAGCATAGCATTTCAGTCTATTTTGGTCCAACTCAGTCCACTTAGGTCCATTCAGTCCAATTGGGTCCACTTCTTTATAAAGATAGTATACagaaatataatgttattttattacataacatgacttgaataatttggtatttattactatattttttactttttacttttttttctcttattattttctataattttcttattattctttctCACACCCTCTCTTGAAAAATTGGttattctctctcttgattttttattctttcttgcaactttactttatattgatgagtcattgtgatttttaaaactctattctGGATTCATACGTTTTGgtgttatattttttagttcCCCATCACAAGTAATCCTTCTCtctctacaataaaatttagagaataaattatacatattcaaAATAAGTTTGATATGATTTTTAATTGTTAAGATAATCTTTTTGAAGagaatgaataatttatttaaataaaaattatacatacatacatactactactactactactactactactactatttaagaggttttccctatttggaatcctcattttttttgttcaaaaataccTCTACACCCTTATGTttatgtaaagataaaactaaaggacaatctggtaaaaatatagctttaactcccactaaaacattgtctaaaaaatagggtcactctcctgttaattttcaaattgttttatccacttacaaattagattttcaaaataaaaattatatataaaaaataaagtcaaatttttttttttttttggctataaaATAGTACCACTAAGCCCAATGTtttcactaaaccaaaaaaaaaaaaaaaaaaaccatgacattaaatgtgtgtgtgtgtgtgtgtgtgtgtgtgtgtgtgtatatatatattgcttatATGTATAATCAACCTCATGcaatttatttaaaagtaaCGACATTTAAATGTATAATCAACCTCATGcaatttatttaaaagtaacgacattaaaacaaatgaataaa
This genomic stretch from Castanea sativa cultivar Marrone di Chiusa Pesio chromosome 1, ASM4071231v1 harbors:
- the LOC142619823 gene encoding serine/threonine-protein kinase STY17-like, which produces MKVIEHKPYDHKVDVFSFGVLRWELLTGKGLRPTIPRHTPPKLGELLERCWQQDPSLRPEFSQILDILRHMAKRVADERMDRQRQKRKSP